One window of the Pempheris klunzingeri isolate RE-2024b chromosome 10, fPemKlu1.hap1, whole genome shotgun sequence genome contains the following:
- the ttf2 gene encoding transcription termination factor 2, whose translation MEKVLCDVHGSVCMLKTGVKDGATKGKSFYVCVEKQGCAFSQSASVSPSHCLHHEDSMVELQALSYSQQQQSHRLFYRCVTGKRAGQRWCGNVPWSAPDKEKRNPLSDTQLPPSCLPPVRNPFKTSGKTEQDSEWRRMHCGGGEEKRREEKDREANHKAEGRESYQKENVEGAGVGKTEEGKLNPSDTYRGRQLPQGMKLKKRVSDEERSSPNANSVQKKTDKVPQNNHSEEGEAGTAISASSIKAVRPEKINQTSQDPHKDKGTCPEQTDPSVKEKISKSAPSGSSRPSRESDKPTESHQDDDDDDDDDDDVVLVSVKPAAQKTPPVSAVQKSLTAFAGFQPASKVKGQQGDPMGLHSLLTTQLQQKKATLSAVNVAALPDKGERLRTQVKELEDALESLSLSAAALPGSQAGSRSGDASPSSSQVNPFSRQGDTVLLPAPPAPGPSQHQASGSSLGLQLSQGHTQTHGANLQSQAFYGGRMTEDRLLAVKNATSESIDHLHKSLESCPDAETEVPDPKGIKVTLLAHQRRALAWLLWRENQRPCGGILADDMGLGKTLTMIALILAKKIEAKGEKKKKEDEEEEKEKSESWLSKSDSSVVVSKGTLIICPASLVHHWKREIERHVKTGRLTVYLYHGPNRERSARVLADYDVVVTTYSLVSKEIPVQKEEAEKPSKDSDVSSHSAPLLRVTWARVVLDEAHNIKNPKVQTSMAVCQLRARARWAVTGTPIQNNLLDMYSLLKFLRCAPFDEYKLWKAQVDNGSKRGRERLNILTRTLLLRRTKDELDSTGKPLVSLPDRKCEVHQLKLSQDEQAVYDVVFAQSRSTLQNYLKRHEGNDVNKGNAPTSNPFDKVAQEFGVSQPVSSSQQPQQASSTVHILSLLLRLRQCCCHLSLLKKTLDSSELQGDGIVLSLEEQLNALSLSSSPSPSGPDLKDTVALNGTRFPSRPFEDTSESTKISAIISELKAIRQSGADQKSVIVSQWTSMLHIVAVHLRQMGLRYAVIDGTVNPKRRMDLVEEFNSNPEGPQVMLVSLCAGGVGLNLIGGNHLFLMDMHWNPALEDQACDRIYRVGQTKNVTIHRFVCEGTVEDKISTLQAKKKELAQNVLSGTGSTLSKLSLADLRVIFGV comes from the exons ATGGAGAAGGTTTTATGTGATGTTCACG GCAGCGTGTGTATGTTAAAAACTGGTGTAAAAGATGGAGCAACTAAAGGCAAAAGCTTCTACGTCTGTGTGGAAAAGCAAGGCTGTGCTTTCAGTCAGTCGGCCAG CGTCTCTCCATCCCACTGCCTCCACCACGAAGACTCGATGGTGGAGCTCCAGGCTCtcagctacagccagcagcagcagagccacag GTTGTTCTACCGGTGTGTTACGGGCAAAAGAGCAGGCCAGAGGTGGTGTGGGAACGTGCCTTGGAGCGCA CccgacaaagaaaagagaaacccTCTATCTGACACTCAGCTGCCTCCCTCTTGCCTGCCGCCCGTCCGAAACCCCTTTAAAACCTCTGGCAAGACGGAGCAGGACTCTGAGTGGAGACGGATGCActgtggtggaggtgaggagaaaagaagagaggagaaagacagagaggcaaaTCACAAGGCTGAAGGAAGAGAAAGTTATCAGAAAGAAAACGTGGAGGGAGCAGGAGTGGGAAAAACTGAGGAAGGGAAGCTAAATCCATCGGACACTTACCGAGGTAGACAACTTCCACAGGGGATGAAGCTAAAGAAGAGGGTTTCAGACGAGGAGAGAAGCAGCCCCAACGCTAACAGTGTGCAAAAAAAGACCGATAAGGTGCCTCAAAATAACCACTCGGAGGAGGGAGAAGCAGGAACGGCCATTTCTGCCTCCAGCATCAAGGCCGTTCGTCCTGAGAAGATAAATCAAACGTCCCAGGATCCTCACAAGGACAAGGGAACCTGTCCGGAGCAAACTGACCCCTCTGTGAAGGAGAAGATCTCTAAATCTGCCCCCAGCGGAAGCAGCCGACCTTCCAGAGAGTCTGACAAACCAACAGAGTCCCaccaggatgatgatgatgatgatgatgatgatgatgatgtagtGTTGGTCTCAGTGAAACCCGCTGCTCAGAAAACTCCTCCCGTTTCTGCGGTCCAGAAGTCCCTGACCGCCTTCGCTGGGTTCCAGCCGGCCTctaaggtcaaaggtcagcaggGGGATCCCATGGGGCTGCACAGCCTCCTCACcactcagctgcagcagaagaag GCCACTCTGTCGGCGGTGAACGTGGCCGCTCTGCCGGACAAAGGGGAGCGGCTGAGGACTCAGGTCAAAGAGCTGGAGGACGCCCTGGAGTCTCTGagcctcagtgctgctgctctgcctg GCTCCCAGGCTGGAAGTAGGAGTGGTGATGccagccccagcagcagccaggtTAACCCATTCAGCCGGCAGGGGGACACCGTCCTGCTCCCCGCCCCCCCGGCCCCGGGCCCCTCCCAGCACCAGGCCTCCGGCAGCTCCCTGGGGCTCCAGCTGAGCCAAGGACACACCCAGACGCATGGAG CAAACCTGCAGTCCCAGGCCTTCTACGGGGGCAGGATGACGGAGGACCGTCTGCTGGCAGTGAAAAACGCCACCAGTGAGTCCATCGACCATCTGCACAAATCTCTGGAGTCGTGCCCCGACGCTGAGACCGAGGTTCCAGACCCCAAAGGCATCAAG GTGACGCTCCTGGCCCATCAGAGGAGAGCTTTGGCCTGGCTGCTCTGGAGAGAGAACCAGCGTCCCTGTGGAGGAATTCTGG CGGATGACATGGGTCTGGGGAAAACTCTGACCATGATTGCTCTCATACTGGCCAAGAAGATCGAGGCAAAAggtgaaaagaagaagaaggaggatgaggaggaggagaaggagaagtcGGAGAGCTGGCTCTCCAAAAGTG ACTCGAGCGTCGTGGTGTCTAAAGGCACTCTGATCATCTGTCCGGCCTCCCTGGTCCACCACTGGAAGAGGGAGATCGAGAGGCACGTGAAGACGGGCAGGCTGACGGTGTATCTGTACCACGGCCCCAACCGTGAGAGGAGCGCCAGAGT GCTGGCGGATTATGACGTGGTGGTGACCACCTACAGTTTGGTCTCTAAGGAGATCCCAGTCCAGAAGGAGGAGGCTGAGAAACCCAGCAAAGATTCTGatgtg tcgTCGCACTCGGCTCCTCTTCTACGGGTGACCTGGGCCCGGGTGGTTCTGGACGAAGCCCACAACATCAAAAACCCCAAAGTGCAGACCTCCATGGCCGTCTGTCAGCTGAGGGCTCGTGCCCGCTGGGCCGTCACCGGCACGCCCATCCAGAACAACCTGCTGGACATGTACTCGCTGCTCAA GTTTCTGCGCTGTGCCCCCTTCGACGAGTACAAACTGTGGAAAGCTCAGGTGGACAACGGCTccaagagaggcagagagaggctcAACATCCTGACGAGGACTCTGCTGCTCCGACGAACCAAAGACGAGCTGGACTCCACAGGAAAACCACTG GTGTCTCTTCCCGATCGGAAATGTGAAGTGCATCAACTCAAGCTGTCCCAGGATGAACAGGCTGTGTACGATGTGGTCTTTGCCCAGTCCAG ATCTACTCTGCAGAACTATCTGAAGAGACATGAAGGAAATGATGTGAACAAGGGAAACGCTCCCACTTCCAATCCCTTCGACAAAG TGGCCCAAGAGTTTGGTGTGTCCCAGCCTGTGTCCAGTTCCCAGCAGCCCCAGCAGGCGTCCAGCACCGTCCACATCCTGTCCCTGCTGCTGCGCCTCCGACAGTGCTGCTGTCACCTGTCGCTTCTGAAGAAG ACTCTGGACTCGTCGGAGCTGCAGGGCGACGGGATCGTCTTGTCTCTGGAGGAGCAGCTCAACGCTCTGTCGCTCTCCTCCAGCCCCTCGCCGTCGGGCCCCGACCTCAAAGATACCGTGGCCCTTAATGGCACCCGCTTCCCCTCAAGGCCGTTTGAGGACACCAGCGAGAGCACCAAG ATTTCTGCTATTATCTCCGAGCTGAAGGCAATCAGACAGAGCGGTGCTGATCAGAAAAG CGTCATCGTGTCCCAGTGGACCAGCATGCTCCACATCGTAGCGGTCCATCTGCGGCAGATGGGCTTGAGATACGCCGTTATCGACGGCACCGTCAACCCCAAACGCCGCATGGACCTGGTGGAGGAATTCAACAGTAACCCTGAAGGACCACAG GTGATgctggtgtctctgtgtgccgGAGGGGTTGGACTCAATCTCATCGGTGGGAATCACCTCTTTCTCATGGACATGCACtg GAACCCAGCTTTAGAAGATCAGGCCTGTGACCGAATCTACAGAGTTGGACAAACTAAAAACGTCACCATCCACAG gtttgtgtgtgaaggCACCGTGGAGGACAAGATTTCCACGCTGCAGGCGAAGAAGAAGGAGCTGGCCCAAAACGTGCTGTCAGGAACCGGAAGCACTTTGTCCAAACTCTCGCTGGCTGATCTCAGAGTCATTTTTGGCGTCTGA
- the LOC139208571 gene encoding piggyBac transposable element-derived protein 4-like yields the protein MVTQSDPEPMEHDFITSDVDTDTVDEDEKYHPGPGSSSTSSTDLSDGGEEETPDLLWRSKNREILWAATNDATFQYKPPGTGLTPGPTRYAVARVGELIDSFELFFTPEITKIVTEYTNLHGRRTIPKWKDIDSTTMRAYFGLLLLAGVYRSRSEATRSLWDHQTGRHIFRATMSVKTFTLISRTLRFDDRQARQRHKDKMAAVREIWDTWTERLPLMFNPAVDVCVDEQLVPYRESCEFRQYMPRKPARYGIKMWVTCDVKTSYAWRVSVYTGRVADAPAEKQQGRRVVLEMTEGLKGVTVTCDNFFSSYGLAEELLRRKIAMVGTMRKNRAELPSRLMRIEGREVLSSVFAFTPTHTLVSYVPKRGKNVILLSTKHRAPEIDRGEKKKPKIILDYNSCKGGVDTMDTMIATYSCRRRTRRWPLALFFNMLDISGINAYIVWTAICPTWHRGKSHRRRLFLEELGKKLVTPQMARRQHLPQAPGAVSLVLEAQASSTPTKDPTSTPRTTHTRMRKQCVLCPTRKVVLCTCRKCGKHVCKDHYDTICTSCLS from the exons ATGGTCACGCAGAGCGACCCCGAGCCCATGGAGCACGACTTCATAACCTCGGATGTGGACACCGACACAGTCGATGAGGATGAGAAGTACCACCCGGGGCCTGGCTcatcctccaccagctccaccgACTTGTCTGACGGTGGGGAAGAGGAGACGCCGGACCTGTTGTGGAGGTCCAAAAACAGAGAGATCCTCTGGGCAGCCACAAATGATGCAACGTTTCAGTATAAACCTCCAGGCACGGGACTAACCCCGGGACCCACCCGCTATGCCGTGGCCAGAGTTGGTGAGCTGATTGAcagttttgaattatttttcacCCCGGAGATCACCAAAATTGTCACTGAATATACCAACCTGCATGGGAGAAGGACGATCCCCAAGTGGAAGGACATCGACTCAACCACCATGCGGGCTTACTTTGGACTCCTTCTGTTGGCCGGCGTCTATCGGTCCCGCAGCGAAGCAACCCGCAGCCTGTGGGATCACCAGACGGGCCGGCATATCTTTCGGGCGACCATGTCTGTGAAAACGTTTACGTTGATCAGCAGAACTCTGCGTTTTGACGACCGGCAGGCCAGACAGCGGCATAAGGATAAGATGGCTGCGGTCCGGGAAATCTGGGATACATGGACGGAACGGCTCCCCTTGATGTTCAATCCAGCTGTGGACGTTTGCGTGGACGAGCAACTCGTGCCGTACCGGGAAAGCTGCGAATTCCGGCAATACATGCCGAGGAAGCCGGCCAGGTATGGCATAAAAATGTGGGTCACCTGTGACGTAAAAACATCATATGCATGGAGGGTCTCTGTTTACACCGGCCGAGTGGCTGATGCgccagcagaaaaacaacaaggacGGAGGGTCGTGTTGGAGATGACGGAGGGGCTGAAAGGGGTGACTGTGACGTgtgataattttttttcctcctacgGGCTGGCAGAGGAGCTGCTCCGAAGGAAGATCGCCATGGTTGGCACAATGCGCAAAAACCGAGCAGAGCTTCCCTCTCGGCTCATGAGGATAGAGGGGAGGGAGGTCCTCTCCTCCGTCTTTGCGTTCACTCCAACTCACACCCTGGTTTCCTACGTCCCAAAGCGGGGCAAAAACGTCatcctgctcagcaccaaacaccGGGCGCCGGAGATCGacaggggggagaaaaagaagcCCAAGATCATACTGGATTATAACAGCTGCAAAGGAGGAGTGGATACCATGGATACG atgATCGCTACatacagctgcaggaggaggaccaGGCGGTGGCCCTTGgcccttttttttaacatgctgGACATTAGTGGCATCAACGCCTACATTGTGTGGACGGCCATTTGCCCAACGTGGCACCGGGGAAAGTCCCACAGAAGGAGGCTgttcctggaggagctggggaagAAGCTGGTCACCCCGCAGATGGCCCGCAGACAGCACCTCCCACAGGCACCAGGGGCCGTCAGCCTCGTTTTAGAAGCTCAGGCCTCCAGTACCCCCACCAAAGACCCCACTAGCACCCCCCGCACTACCCACACCCGTATGAGGAAGCAGTGTGTGCTCTGCCCTACTCGGAAAGTTGTGTTGTGCACCTGcagaaaatgtggaaaacatgTTTGCAAGGATCATTACGACACCATTTGCACCTCCTGCCTCTCCTGA